Proteins encoded in a region of the Coffea eugenioides isolate CCC68of chromosome 4, Ceug_1.0, whole genome shotgun sequence genome:
- the LOC113768683 gene encoding histone deacetylase 15 produces MLLVDKCHINSEHKMVSDTLQINHHLTNGEAENNLHRQSEKTLCQPLNGSLGEVSSLGFGANRTHTDEESVDILEVTTRDSAATSNSNSHLDVIAKTGKRQNDMTLEDIYNKEYNFDDDDDDSDWDPLEKNIEVLKWFCVNCTMVNFDDVVHCDVCGEHRESGILRHGFHASPFLPEQSLDPNGSELIESSKGSCSQNVAPNNSTVVGFDERMLLHAEVEMKPHPHPERPDRLRAIAASLATAGIFPGRCHPILAREITREELLMIHSPENIEAVELTSRMLASYFTPDTYANEHSARAARLAAGLCADLASTIFSGRAKNGFALVRPPGHHAGVKQAMGFCLHNNAAIAASAAQAAGAKKVLIVDWDVHHGNGTQEIFDQSKSVLYVSLHRHEGGKFYPGTGAADEVGTMGAEGYCVNIPWSRRGVGDKDYIYAFQHIVIPIASEFAPDFTIISAGFDAARGDPLGCCDVTPAGFAQMTEMLTALSGGKLLVILEGGYNLRSISCSATAVIKVLLGESPACNLDDIVPSKSGLRTIFEVLKIQTKYWPALESTFSKLQLRWGIYAFQDTGKQVKRRRKAVVPVWWRWGRKRLFYRVLSKQLQFKVK; encoded by the exons ATGTTATTGGTGGATAAGTGCCATATAAACTCTGAACACAAGATGGTCTCGGATACTCTGCAAATTAATCATCATCTAACAAATGGAGAAGCTGAGAACAACCTTCACAGACAAAGCGAAAAGACTTTATGTCAACCCCTGAATGGAAGTTTAGGAGAGGTTAGTTCTTTGGGATTTGGTGCTAATCGTACCCATACAGATGAAGAATCTGTGGACATCTTGGAAGTCACTACAAGAGATTCAGCAGCTACTTCCAATTCCAACTCCCATCTAGATGTAATAGCT AAAACTGGAAAAAGGCAGAATGATATGACTTTGGAAGACATTTATAATAAAGAGTATAATTTtgacgatgatgatgatgatagtGACTGGGATCCGTTGGAGAAGAACATCGAAGTTTTAAAATGGTTTTGTGTCAACTGTACAATGGTTAACTTTGATGATGTCGTACACTGTGAT GTATGTGGAGAACATAGAGAATCTGGAATTCTTAGGCATGGGTTTCATGCCTCTCCGTTTTTGCCTGAGCAAAGTCTTGATCCAAACGGATCAGAATTAATTGAAAGTTCCAAAG GATCATGTTCACAGAATGTTgctccaaacaactccactgtAGTAGGATTTGATGAGAGGATGCTGCTGCATGCAGAA GTTGAAATGAAGCCTCATCCGCATCCAGAAAGACCAGATCGTCTTCGGGCTATTGCTGCCAGCCTTGCTACTGCAG GTATATTTCCTGGAAGATGTCATCCAATTTTAGCTAGAGAGATTACACGAGAGGAACTTCTAATG ATCCACTCTCCAGAGAACATTGAGGCTGTGGAGCTCACAAGCCGTATGCTTGCCAg TTACTTCACTCCTGATACATATGCAAACGAACATTCAGCTCGTGCTGCCAGACTAGCAGCAGGTTTATGTGCTGATCTGGCTTCTACTATATTCTCAGGGCGTGCAAAAAATGGTTTTGCTCTG GTTCGGCCTCCTGGTCATCATGCTGGTGTGAAACAGGCAATGGGGTTCTGCCTTCACAATAATGCAGCAATTGCTGCATCAGCAGCCCAAGCTGCAGGAGCTAAGAAGGTCTTAATTGTTGACTGG GATGTACATCACGGAAATGGCACTCAAGAGATATTTGATCAGAGCAAATCG GTTTTGTATGTGTCCCTGCATAGACACGAGGGTGGAAAGTTCTATCCTGGCACTGGAGCTGCTGATGAG GTTGGTACCATGGGTGCAGAAGGATATTGTGTCAATATTCCTTGGAGTCGCCGGGGAGTTGGCGATAAAGACTATATTTATGCATTTCAACATATTGTGATTCCTATAG CGTCTGAGTTTGCCCCAGATTTTACTATCATTTCTGCAGGATTTGATGCTGCAAGGGGTGATCCCCTTGGATGTTGTGAT GTGACTCCTGCTGGCTTTGCACAGATGACAGAAATGCTGACTGCTCTTTCTGGTGGAAAGTTACTTGTTATCCTTGAGGGCGG CTATAATCTTCGTTCAATATCATGCTCTGCTACTGCAGTTATTAAG GTCTTGCTTGGTGAAAGTCCAGCGTGCAACTTGGATGATATTGTTCCTTCCAAGTCTGGGTTGCGAaccatttttgaagttttaaaaattcAGACAAAATATTGGCCTGCACTAGAGTCAACCTTTTCGAAATTGCAGTTACGATGGGGAATTTATGCTTTTCAGGACACAG GGAAGCAGGTAAAAAGGAGACGAAAGGCAGTGGTGCCTGTTTGGTGGAGATGGGGGCGAAAGAGGTTATTCTATCGTGTGCTGTCCAAGCAGCTTCAATTTAAAGTGAAATAG